The sequence CTGCCGCGCCCTTCGGCGATCGCCGCCGCTTTCTCCGGCCTCGGCTGCAGGCGCAGGATGCGGAAGGCCAGGCTAGGCGCCAGGAAAAACAGAAGCCCGAGCAGCACGGTGAAGACGGCGCTCGACCAGGCCAGCCATTCGCCCTGGCTCGTCGGCCAAGGAAGCGCAAAATCCATACTGTCCCCTCGAAATGCCTGTTTTGAAATTCCAGGCATTCTAGCCGAGGAAAAGCGCCGCGCCAGATGGCATCAGGCACTTTCAAAGCAATGCCAGGAAAAGTGTGAAACGGTTTTCCCGGGAGAAACGCGTGGCGTTTTCCCTAGGGAATTGCGTCAGAATAAAAAGAAAGCGCATCAACCGAGTGCGAATTCCACCGCCGCCTCGGCATGGATGCGCGTCGTGTCGAAAACCGGAATGTCGAAATCGCCCTGTCCGATCAGCATGGTGATCTCGGTGCAGCCCATGATGATGCTGTCGGCGGCCTCTTCACGGCGCAGACGTTCGGCCTCTTCCATATAGGCCGCCTTCGAGGCTTCGCTGACGATGCCCTGGCAGAGCTCGTCATAGATGACGCGATGCACCATGTCGCGCCCAGCCGCATCGGGCACGACAGGCCGCAGGCCGTATTTGTCGGCGAGCCGGCCCTTGTAGAAATCCTGCTCCATGGTGAAGCGCGTCGCCAGCAGCGCCGGGCGCTGCATGCCGGCGCGCTTGACCGCCATCGCGGTGGCGTCGGCGATATGGATCAACGGGATGGAGACGGACGTCTGCACCTGGTCCGCCAGTCTGTGCATGGTGTTGGTGCACAGAACCAGCCCTTCCGCGCCACCCGCCTCCAGCTTGCGCGCGGCTTCGATCAGAAGCACGCCTGCGCCGTCCCAATCGCCATGATGCTGCCGCTCGGCGATCTCGGCGAAGTCGAACGACCACAGCAGCAGCTTGGCCGAATGCAGCCCGCCGAGGCGCTCGCGCACGATCTCGTTGAGCAGGCGATAGTAGATGGCGGTCGACTCCCAGCTCATGCCGCCCAGAAGGCCAAGGGTTTTCATGTGATCTTCCATTTCTCGCTGGCCAGCAGCGTATCGCCGATATCGCGACCTTACAAAAAGCTCTGCGGGTCGATATCGACCTGCACCCGGACCGAACCGCGCTGCTTCGGCCCATTGGCCAGCATGGCGCGGATAAACCCTTGCATGTCTGCGCGCCGTTCGCCCTGGATCAGCAGGCGGAAGCGATGGCGGCCGCCGAGCAGGGACAGCGGCGCCTCGGCCGGACCCAGCACGAACAGGTCCGAGGCCTCCGGCGCCGCGCGGCGCAGGCCCCGTGCATGACCTTCCGCTTCCGCCCGCGTCACCGCGCTTACGATGACGCCGGCCAACCGGCCGAACGGCGGTAGGGCCGCCCGTTCGCGCTCGGCGATCTCTCGTTCGTAAAAAGCCTCGGCATCGCCCGAGACGATCGCCCGCATCACCGGATGGTCGGGCTGGAACGTCTGCAGCAGGCCGAGGCTCTTCTTGCCGGTGCGGCCTGCGCGGCCGGTCACCTGGCTGAGCAGTTGGAAGGTGCGCTCGGCGGCCCGCGGATCGCCATTGGCGAGGCCGAGATCGGCATCGACGACGCCGACCAGCGTCATGTTGGGAAAATTGTGGCCCTTGGCGACGAGCTGCGTGCCGATGACGATATCGGCTTCGCCATCGGCGATCGCCTCCAGTTCCAGCCGCAGCCGCCGCACCCCGCCCATCAGGTCGGATGACAAGACGATGGTGCGCGCATCGGGGAAATGCGTGACGACCTCCTCGGCGATGCGCTCGACGCCCGGGCCGCAGGCGACCAGATGATCGAGCGTGCCGCATTCAGGGCAGGCTTCGGGGCGGCGCTCATTGTGCCCGCAATGATGGCAGACCAGCTGGCCGCGAAAGCGATGCTCGACCAGCCAGGCCGAACAGACCGGGCAGCCGAAACGGTGGCCGCAGACGCGGCACAGCGTCAGCGGCGCATAGCCGCGCCGGTTGAGGAACAGGAGCGACTGTTCCTTCTTCTCCAGCGTCTTGCGCATATGGTCGATCAGCACGGGCGACAGGAAGCCACCACGCGCCGGTGGCGCGCGTCGCATGTCGATCGACTTCAGCTGCGGCAGCGCCGCCTCGGCGAAGCGGGCGGAAAGGATGGCCCTGTTGTACTTGCCTTGGCTCGCATTGACCCGGCTTTCGACCGATGGCGTCGCCGACGCCAGCACCACCGGGAAGCCACCGATATGGCCGCGCACCACCGCCATGTCGCGCGCATTGTAGAAGACACGGTCCTCCTGCTTGTAGGCGGGGTCGTGCTCCTCATCGACGACGATCAGGCCAAGCTCCTTGAACGGCAGGAACAGCGCCGAGCGCGCACCGGCAACGACGCGCACCGTGCCCTCAGCCACTTGCCGCCAGACTTTTTCGCGCATCCTGGGCGGCAGGTCGGAATGCCATTCGCCCGGCTTGGCGCCGAAGCGCTGCTGGAAGCGTTCGAGGAAAGCGTGGGTCAACGCGATTTCCGGCAAAAGGATCAGCACCTGCTTGCCCTGGTCGAGCGCGGCCGCCACCGCCTCGAAATACACCTCCGTCTTGCCGGACCCGGTGACGCCATCGAGCAGCGCGACATTGAAGGCGCCGGCCGCGACATTGGCGCGCAGCATCGATGCGGCGTCGCTCTGGTCCGGCATCAGCTCGGGCACCGCATAGCTCGGGTCAGGTGCTGCCACCACCGGGCG comes from Mesorhizobium japonicum MAFF 303099 and encodes:
- a CDS encoding primosomal protein N' codes for the protein MIEDSPFVAAAPVLVPMPAERPYTYAVPAGMRVVPGSIVRVPLGPRQVAGIVWDGAVETVDAKKLRSIEQVFDCPPIDRSMRRFVDWVAQYTLSAPGMVARMLLRAPEAFDPEPWIEGLQRTLIIPDRMTDARARVLETAEGGLAWTRSGLAHAAGVSSTVIEGLKAQGVFETVMIPPRPVVAAPDPSYAVPELMPDQSDAASMLRANVAAGAFNVALLDGVTGSGKTEVYFEAVAAALDQGKQVLILLPEIALTHAFLERFQQRFGAKPGEWHSDLPPRMREKVWRQVAEGTVRVVAGARSALFLPFKELGLIVVDEEHDPAYKQEDRVFYNARDMAVVRGHIGGFPVVLASATPSVESRVNASQGKYNRAILSARFAEAALPQLKSIDMRRAPPARGGFLSPVLIDHMRKTLEKKEQSLLFLNRRGYAPLTLCRVCGHRFGCPVCSAWLVEHRFRGQLVCHHCGHNERRPEACPECGTLDHLVACGPGVERIAEEVVTHFPDARTIVLSSDLMGGVRRLRLELEAIADGEADIVIGTQLVAKGHNFPNMTLVGVVDADLGLANGDPRAAERTFQLLSQVTGRAGRTGKKSLGLLQTFQPDHPVMRAIVSGDAEAFYEREIAERERAALPPFGRLAGVIVSAVTRAEAEGHARGLRRAAPEASDLFVLGPAEAPLSLLGGRHRFRLLIQGERRADMQGFIRAMLANGPKQRGSVRVQVDIDPQSFL
- a CDS encoding aspartate/glutamate racemase family protein, with amino-acid sequence MKTLGLLGGMSWESTAIYYRLLNEIVRERLGGLHSAKLLLWSFDFAEIAERQHHGDWDGAGVLLIEAARKLEAGGAEGLVLCTNTMHRLADQVQTSVSIPLIHIADATAMAVKRAGMQRPALLATRFTMEQDFYKGRLADKYGLRPVVPDAAGRDMVHRVIYDELCQGIVSEASKAAYMEEAERLRREEAADSIIMGCTEITMLIGQGDFDIPVFDTTRIHAEAAVEFALG